From Theileria orientalis strain Shintoku DNA, chromosome 4, complete genome, the proteins below share one genomic window:
- a CDS encoding uncharacterized protein (DNA repair protein (XPGC)/yeast Rad family protein), with amino-acid sequence MRVRQLQKYLLEQKCVRVGNLSVCKGMRIGLDAVYFFKSIKSLNDPLSDVYSSLSGSFVATLDEHLKLLESLDLQPLFVFQGMQPKSPFPSPMLMSQMATQTGLNDAWAAYLKGDEAVALTKFAQFSQFSHLYNAHNLPEDTVQFLMSYLKSKGHEMIRAPYLAASQLMYFMQENLIDAVVGPASTLLFGVPRVILNLNLHNATFEWVELEEVLSLWGLDREQFVDCCLLAGTEHCLSYPHFAQQFSFANAIEYAKQAPLVKYLYQLREIEKINEYVDGYCIAKSMINYPLVMTLSGDVLTDLSNPALANAKLPSDYHKIVGCRLPKSVYYLMSEGLLSLQLPFALALGEWVDEPTQNVDSLEYRDLLSDLREYQCRALGLLVLKLDDHFKTKQIRYPRYISLMKTAYPVKQQAKLLIPNTCQVRSWVLNSERVDREMKRQGVSQVSLEFCLNWHTHEGPQLLAPATTNGAHATTSSANEFMVLNTALHFMLLENLGYFTSEFGGTAFGKVLSTSGLNLNGLLLLELMKFGLFTGESFEPPPDCTYPPELHPKTEEAKRAFITANLAARVATLCPVRLDRRPWMGRIDFDVASFNLVVKFLRRSINYLTEASLAYMLLSDNRFMGLAEGAAEGSNLTGLPLFYNYSSFLGVVVKCVLLDIETTMEGLGRAFPNCVSLKEDLGAFVLFWAKVHGLLHNLSKLIQLGEILDSFDSATNLVRSKFERLGLDVSSLAL; translated from the exons ATGCGGGTCCGACAACTACAGAAGTATCTGCTGGAACAAAAGTGCGTACGAGTGGGAAACCTATCAGTTTGCAAAGGAATGAGAATAGGACTCGACGCGGTATACTTTTTCAAGTCGATCAAGTCGCTCAACGACCCGCTCAGCGACGTGTACTCGTCCCTGAGCGGCTCGTTCGTAGCAACACTGGACGAGCATCTGAAGCTGCTCGAATCGCTGGATCTGCAGCCGCTCTTCGTGTTCCAGGGAATGCAGCCAAAGTCGCCCTTTCCATCGCCAATGCTAATGTCGCAAATGGCGACGCAGACGGGGTTGAACGACGCATGGGCAGCGTACCTGAAGGGAGACGAGGCAGTGGCGCTCACGAAGTTCGCACAGTTCTCGCAGTTCTCACACCTGTACAACGCACATAACCTGCCGGAGGACACAGTGCAGTTCCTGATGTCGTACCTGAAGTCGAAAGGGCACGAAATGATAAGAGCGCCGTACCTGGCGGCAAGTCAGCTGATGTACTTCATGCAGGAAAACCTGATTGATGCAGTGGTGGGCCCAGCGTCGACGCTGCTCTTCGGAGTGCCGAGAGTGATTCTAAACCTGAACCTGCACAACGCAACCTTCGAGTGGGTGGAGCTGGAGGAAGTGCTGTCGCTCTGGGGACTGGACAGAGAGCAGTTCGTGGACTGTTGCCTCCTGGCGGGCACGGAGCACTGCCTGAGCTACCCGCACTTCGCACAGCAGTTCTCATTCGCAAACGCAATCGAGTACGCGAAGCAGGCGCCGCTGGTGAAGTACCTGTACCAGCTGCGGGAGAT AGAGAAGATCAACGAGTACGTGGACGGATACTGCATAGCGAAGTCGATGATCAACTACCCGCTGGTGATGACGCTCTCAGGAGACGTG CTGACAGACCTGTCGAACCCGGCGCTGGCGAACGCGAAGCTGCCCTCGGACTACCACAAAATCGTGGGCTGCAGGCTCCCGAAGAGCGTCTACTACCTGATGTCGGAGGGGCTGCTGTCGCTGCAGCTGCCCTTCGCACTGGCGCTGGGCGAGTGGGTAGACGAGCCGACGCAGAACGTGGACTCGCTGGAGTACAGAGACCTGCTCTCGGACCTGCGCGAGTACCAGTGCAGAGCGCTGGGCCTGCTGGTGCTAAAGCTGGACGACCACTTCAAGACGAAACAGATCAGGTACCCGCGCTACATATCGCTGATGAAGACGGCATACCCGGTGAAGCAGCaggcgaagctgctcaTCCCGAACACGTGCCAGGTGAGGAGCTGGGTGCTCAACTCGGAGAGAGTGGACCGAGAGATGAAGAGGCAGGGAGTCTCGCAGGTGTCCCTCGAGTTCTGCCTGAACTGGCACACGCACGAGGGGCCGCAGCTGCTGGCGCCAGCGACGACGAACGGAGCGCACGCAACCACGTCGAGCGCGAACGAGTTCATGGTGCTTAACACGGCGCTGCACTTCATGCTCCTGGAAAACCTGGGCTACTTCACGAGTGAGTTCGGAGGCACGGCGTTCGGAAAGGTGCTCTCGACGTCAGGGCTTAACCTGAACgggctgctgctgctggagctgatgAAGTTCGGACTCTTCACAGGAGAGTCCTTTGAGCCGCCGCCGGACTGCACGTACCCGCCAGAGCTGCACCCGAAGACGGAAGAAGCGAAGAGAGCATTCATCACGGCGAACCTGGCGGCGCGAGTGGCGACGCTGTGCCCGGTGAGGCTGGACAGGAGGCCCTGGATGGGAAGAATAGATTTTGACGTGGCCTCCTTTAACCTCGTGGTCAAGTTCCTGAGAAGGTCAATCAACTACCTGACCGAGGCGAGTCTGGCGTACATGCTGCTGAGCGACAACAGGTTCATGGGACTGGCGGA AGGGGCAGCTGAGGGAAGTAATCTGACGGGGCTCCCGCTCTTTTACAACTACTCCTCATTCCTGGGAGTCGTCGTTAAGTGCGTGCTTCTGGACATAGAGACGACGATGGAAGGACTCGGCAGAGCCTTCCCGAACTGCGTGagcctgaaggaggacctggGCGCCTTCGTGCTCTTCTGGGCGAAGGTGCACGGCCTGCTACACAacctgtcgaagctgaTTCAGCTGGGCGAGATACTGGACTCGTTTGACAGCGCGACTAACCTGGTCAGGAGCAAGTTCGAGAGGCTGGGCCTGGACGTGTCGAGCCTGGCATTATAA
- a CDS encoding uncharacterized protein (P29) encodes MKCCNSDNTARDCQTDFKDVRLVNTVADRSRAHEVSSRVDRQWVAVTTYQPVDTITKTVEIPVIKTVERIVHKPVIQERVIHVPREVTQIVEKVVEVPDVKYVEKIVEVPQVQYRNKLVPKVEVVEKVVEKPQIIEQWVERKVEVPQIKEVVRYKEIQGTEEVIKYYPKGHGNIDWDKEYEKANINGGLSERLYGPGEDTPNACC; translated from the exons ATGAAGTGCTGTAATTCTGATAACACTGCCCGCGACTGTCAAACTGACTTCAAAGATGTTAGATTGGTTAACACAGTCGCCGATCGTTCCAGGGCCCATGAAGTTTCATCCAGAGTTGATAGGCAATGG GTCGCAGTCACTACCTACCAACCAGTCGACACCATTACCAAGACTGTTGAAATTCCAGTGATTAAAACTGTCGAACGCATCGTGCACAAGCCAGTCATCCAGGAACGCGTCATCCACGTCCCCAGGGAGGTCACCCAGATCGTTGAAAAGGTCGTCGAGGTCCCCGACGTCAAGTACGTTGAAAAGATCGTCGAGGTCCCACAGGTTCAGTATCGTAACAAGCTCGTTCCCAAGGTCGAGGTCGTCGAAAAGGTCGTCGAGAAACCTCAGATTATCGAGCAGTGGGTCGAACGCAAGGTCGAAGTTCCACAGATCAAGGAGGTTGTTCGCTACAAGGAGATTCAGGGCACCGAGGAGgtgataaaatattaccCCAAGGGACACGGCAACATTGACTGGGACAAGGAGTACGAGAAGGCCAACATAAACGGAGGCTTGAGCGAGCGTCTCTACGGCCCAGGCGAGGATACTCCAAACGCTTGCTGCTAA
- a CDS encoding 40S ribosomal protein S20 codes for MDKDTKVTGEYDEENRIHKIRLTLVSRDLKSIEKACRDIIAGAKEKNLRVIGPVRMPVKKLKLTTRKSPCGEGTNTWDRFEMRIYKRLIDLHSSSAVVRKITSIPLDPGVEVEVSI; via the exons ATGGATAAAGATACTAAGGTTACTGGTGAATACGATGAAGAAAATCGCATCCATAAAATCAGGCTTACTCTAGTGTCTAGAGATCTCAAGTCAATTGAAAAGG CTTGCCGCGATATAATAGCTGGCGCCAAGGAGAAGAACCTGAGAGTAATAGGCCCAGTAAGGATGCCAGTCAaaaagctgaagctgaCCACAAGAAAGTCCCCTTGCGGTGAAG GCACCAACACGTGGGATCGCTTTGAAATGAGAATCTACAAACGCCTCATTGACTTGCACTCGTCGAGCGCAGTTGTCAGAAAAATTACTTCAATACCACTCGACCCAGGTGTAGAAGTTGAGGTCTCAATATAA
- a CDS encoding GNAT-family N-acetyltransferase, whose protein sequence is MIYSRRSTIYDLVSLSDCNLVNVIENYQMKYYFYHLLSWPHLTNITTNLRGRVCGYSMAKLEEDKNKAGHVTAVGVLRSFRNIGIAKKVIRQTHVAMKEVYDCDCTYLFVRVTNWAAHSLYKGLGYFVDELSKEYFYDKEDAYSMKLIFKHNL, encoded by the exons atgataTATTCAAGAAGGTCGACAATCTACGACCTAGTCAGTCTTAGCGATTGTAACCTAGTAAACGTAATTGAAAATTATCAAATGaaatactatttttatcactTATTGTCATGGCCACACTTGACAAATATAACAACGAACCTCAGGGGAAGAGTTTGCGGATACTCAATGGCAAAGCT GGAGGAAGATAAGAACAAGGCAGGACACGTTACAGCTGTCGGAGTCTTGAGATCGTTCAGAAACATAGGAATCGCAAAGAAAGTAATACGCCAAACCC ATGTGGCGATGAAGGAAGTCTACGACTGTGATTGCACGTATTTGTTTGTTAGAGTGACAAACTGGGCAGCACATTCACTGTACAAAGGGCTCGGATACTT tGTGGACGAGCTGTCGAAAGAATACTTTTACGACAAGGAAGATGCATATTCAATGAAACTAATCTTCAaacacaatttataa